A genomic region of Herbaspirillum sp. DW155 contains the following coding sequences:
- a CDS encoding M48 family metalloprotease has translation MQPTVTDLSRHPWRRLLMRAVSAACLLLPAAPLTLLPHPGVAQGLPTLGDTEREGLSPLMERKLGEEIMRDIRTDRDYVDDGPISEYLNNFGQNLVSIHPEVRGEAGFDFQFFMVRDPMLNAFALPGGFIGVNSGLVLAAQSESELAGVMSHEIGHVAQRHIARMLGQQKQNSMIQLAAIVLGALAGVSKAGGDAAMATMMGGTGLAVQRQLNFSRDAEREADRIGLQIMRDGGFDPSGMVTFFGRLQTASRNYSDAVPPYLMTHPLTTERIADIQARIRDQRYKQRVDNPEFQLARARTQVLQNDSVQGLRENVAKFTDQARQNTKLMTAAARYGLAYAYYRQNRFEQAEAALKEAQEAAIPMKTGIFFGSLDIDIKIARKQTQQALQVAEAMRLQFPISRSVARQYADALIAASRYDQAVAYLRDQAQLYRSDAQVQQLLAKAYAAQGKQALQHLALAESYALNGSLLAAIDQLGIARKAPDATFYDQSQIDAREREWKARWKDEQKELKDRS, from the coding sequence ATGCAACCAACCGTGACTGATCTTTCCCGCCATCCCTGGCGTCGCCTGCTGATGCGTGCGGTGAGCGCCGCCTGTCTGTTGTTGCCCGCTGCCCCGCTGACGCTGCTGCCGCATCCCGGCGTGGCCCAGGGTTTGCCGACGCTGGGCGATACCGAACGGGAAGGGCTCTCGCCGCTGATGGAGCGCAAGCTGGGCGAAGAGATCATGCGCGACATCCGCACCGACCGCGATTACGTCGACGATGGTCCGATCTCGGAATACCTCAACAATTTCGGCCAGAACCTGGTCTCGATCCACCCTGAAGTGCGCGGCGAGGCCGGTTTCGATTTCCAGTTCTTCATGGTGCGCGACCCCATGCTCAACGCCTTTGCGCTGCCGGGTGGTTTCATTGGGGTCAATAGCGGGCTGGTGCTGGCGGCGCAGTCGGAGTCCGAACTGGCCGGCGTGATGTCGCACGAAATCGGTCACGTGGCCCAGCGCCACATTGCGCGCATGCTGGGCCAGCAAAAACAGAACTCGATGATCCAGCTGGCCGCCATCGTGCTGGGCGCGCTGGCGGGGGTGTCCAAGGCCGGGGGCGATGCCGCCATGGCCACCATGATGGGCGGCACCGGGCTGGCGGTGCAACGCCAGCTCAACTTCAGCCGCGATGCCGAGCGCGAAGCCGACCGCATCGGCCTGCAGATCATGCGTGATGGCGGCTTCGATCCCTCCGGCATGGTCACCTTCTTCGGTCGCCTGCAAACCGCGTCGCGCAATTACAGCGATGCCGTGCCGCCCTATTTGATGACGCACCCGCTGACCACCGAGCGTATCGCCGACATCCAGGCCCGCATCCGCGACCAGCGCTACAAGCAGCGCGTGGACAATCCGGAATTCCAGCTGGCGCGCGCCCGCACCCAGGTCTTGCAGAACGACAGCGTGCAGGGGCTGCGCGAGAACGTGGCCAAATTCACCGACCAGGCCAGGCAGAACACCAAGCTCATGACGGCCGCCGCCCGATATGGCCTGGCCTATGCCTACTATCGCCAGAACCGTTTCGAGCAAGCCGAGGCGGCCCTGAAGGAGGCGCAGGAAGCAGCGATCCCGATGAAGACCGGCATCTTCTTCGGCAGCCTCGACATCGACATCAAGATCGCCCGCAAGCAGACCCAGCAGGCGCTGCAGGTGGCCGAGGCCATGCGCCTGCAGTTTCCCATCTCGCGCAGCGTGGCGCGTCAGTATGCGGACGCCCTGATCGCCGCCAGCCGCTATGACCAGGCGGTGGCTTATCTGCGCGACCAGGCGCAGCTGTACCGCTCCGACGCCCAGGTGCAGCAGCTGCTGGCCAAGGCCTATGCGGCGCAGGGCAAGCAGGCCCTGCAGCATCTGGCGCTGGCCGAATCTTATGCGCTCAACGGCAGCCTGCTGGCGGCCATCGATCAGTTGGGGATTGCACGCAAGGCGCCCGACGCGACCTTCTACGACCAGTCGCAGATCGATGCGCGCGAGCGCGAATGGAAGGCGCGCTGGAAAGATGAGCAGAAGGAACTCAAAGACCGCAGCTGA
- a CDS encoding DUF2946 family protein: MDEIVRQAMARWPNVPHCFGWLRLDARGQWRMRDERAQQLDLPGDPIRHPALLAFIERNYACDEAGRWYFQNGPQRVYVELEWMPHILRTQPSVQDAARLSLVLHTGVVWEHIDSAWMDETGRLYLRSGPCIAGVDDRDLAQLLPYLHHEGRADEEALLRWLENDQNLTLHFTWNGHKLPLQRMASEQLEQSFRFAAHPRPA, from the coding sequence ATGGATGAGATCGTCCGCCAGGCCATGGCCCGCTGGCCCAACGTACCGCACTGCTTCGGCTGGCTGCGCCTGGATGCGCGCGGCCAGTGGCGCATGCGCGACGAACGCGCGCAACAGCTGGACTTGCCCGGAGACCCCATCCGCCACCCTGCCCTGTTGGCCTTCATCGAACGCAACTATGCCTGCGACGAGGCCGGGCGCTGGTATTTCCAGAACGGGCCGCAGCGCGTGTATGTGGAGCTGGAGTGGATGCCGCATATCCTGCGCACCCAGCCGTCGGTGCAGGATGCGGCCAGGCTGTCGCTGGTGCTGCATACAGGGGTCGTGTGGGAGCACATCGATTCGGCGTGGATGGATGAGACCGGGCGTCTCTACCTGCGCAGCGGCCCGTGCATCGCCGGAGTCGATGACCGCGATCTGGCGCAGTTGCTGCCGTACCTGCATCATGAAGGCCGGGCTGACGAAGAAGCCCTGCTGCGCTGGCTGGAAAATGACCAGAATCTGACACTGCACTTCACCTGGAACGGACACAAGCTGCCGCTACAGCGCATGGCCAGCGAGCAACTGGAACAATCCTTCAGGTTCGCCGCTCACCCCCGTCCCGCCTGA
- a CDS encoding alpha/beta fold hydrolase, protein MLYIPPRWLPGGHLQTIYPSTFLPKPPVAYRRERWEAPDGDFIDIDFVDGQPGRPLLVLFHGLEGSSDSHYSRALMAEVQRRGWHGAIPHFRGCSGEINLAPRFYHSGDSAELDWIIRRLKLRQQDLAATHLYACGVSLGANALLRWLGESQHEAEIVDAACAVSAPLDLAGGGAALASGFNRLYTWVFLRTMRPKCLAKLEQFPGLFDREALLSARDLYAFDNVVTAPLHGYRNTDDYWDRASAKHILHDISVPTLVLNAQNDPFLPARHLPRSAAPEVVLEYPEQGGHVGFAAGGPPGRLDWLPQRLLHFLEGKTESSFVARTELAHG, encoded by the coding sequence ATGCTTTACATCCCGCCCCGCTGGCTTCCCGGCGGCCATCTCCAGACCATCTATCCGTCGACCTTCCTGCCCAAGCCGCCGGTGGCCTACCGGCGCGAGCGCTGGGAAGCGCCCGATGGCGACTTCATCGACATCGATTTCGTCGATGGCCAGCCCGGACGGCCGCTGCTGGTGCTGTTCCACGGGCTGGAAGGCTCGTCCGACAGCCACTACAGCCGCGCCCTGATGGCCGAGGTGCAGCGGCGCGGCTGGCATGGGGCGATTCCGCATTTCCGTGGCTGTTCGGGCGAGATCAACCTGGCACCGCGCTTCTATCACTCCGGCGACTCCGCCGAGCTGGACTGGATCATCCGCCGCCTGAAGCTGCGCCAGCAGGACCTGGCCGCCACGCACCTGTACGCCTGCGGCGTCTCGCTGGGGGCCAATGCGCTGCTGCGCTGGCTGGGTGAATCGCAGCACGAGGCCGAGATCGTCGATGCCGCCTGCGCGGTGTCGGCACCGCTGGACCTGGCCGGGGGCGGTGCGGCCCTGGCCAGCGGCTTCAACCGGCTCTACACCTGGGTCTTCCTGCGCACCATGCGGCCCAAATGCCTGGCCAAGCTGGAGCAGTTCCCGGGCCTGTTCGACCGCGAAGCCCTGCTGTCGGCGCGCGACCTGTACGCCTTCGACAACGTGGTCACCGCGCCCCTGCATGGCTATCGCAACACCGACGATTACTGGGACCGCGCCAGCGCCAAGCACATCCTGCACGACATCAGCGTGCCCACGCTGGTACTCAATGCGCAGAACGATCCCTTCCTGCCGGCGCGCCACCTGCCGCGCTCGGCGGCGCCGGAGGTGGTGCTGGAGTATCCCGAACAAGGCGGGCATGTCGGCTTTGCCGCCGGCGGGCCGCCGGGCAGGCTCGACTGGCTGCCGCAGCGGCTGCTGCACTTCCTGGAAGGCAAGACGGAAAGCAGCTTCGTCGCCCGCACGGAGCTGGCCCATGGATGA
- a CDS encoding nuclear transport factor 2 family protein encodes MPRNKLIHGSPDEIEAAYYDALARADLEALMDLWADDEEIVCIHPGAPRLVGHAEIRAVWEDILSNGGLHIRPRQLHVTQNLMTSVHSVIEDIDQGGEPSDVHVIATNVYQKTAMGWRLVLHHASVAPGPAPAEAVVGGAMLH; translated from the coding sequence ATGCCTCGCAACAAACTGATCCATGGCTCGCCCGATGAAATCGAAGCTGCCTACTACGACGCCCTGGCTCGTGCCGACCTGGAAGCGCTGATGGACCTGTGGGCCGATGACGAGGAAATCGTCTGCATCCACCCCGGCGCGCCGCGCCTGGTCGGCCATGCGGAAATCCGTGCGGTGTGGGAAGACATCCTCTCCAACGGCGGCCTGCACATCCGTCCGCGCCAGCTGCACGTGACGCAGAACCTGATGACCTCCGTGCACAGCGTGATAGAAGACATCGATCAGGGTGGCGAGCCGTCCGATGTCCATGTCATCGCCACCAACGTCTACCAGAAAACCGCCATGGGCTGGCGCCTGGTGCTGCATCACGCCTCGGTGGCGCCGGGCCCGGCACCGGCCGAAGCGGTGGTCGGCGGCGCCATGCTGCATTGA
- a CDS encoding zinc-finger domain-containing protein, translating to MSQAQASQGVVLLEGKDLPAHCPNPSMSAWNSHPRVFLELDAHGAAKCPYCGTQYQLKPGTVVKGH from the coding sequence ATGAGCCAAGCTCAAGCATCGCAGGGCGTGGTCCTGCTCGAAGGCAAGGACCTGCCGGCCCACTGCCCCAACCCCAGCATGTCGGCCTGGAACTCGCACCCGCGCGTGTTCCTGGAACTGGACGCGCATGGCGCGGCCAAATGTCCGTACTGCGGCACCCAGTATCAGCTCAAACCCGGCACCGTGGTCAAAGGCCACTGA
- a CDS encoding branched-chain amino acid transaminase gives MSMADRDGKIWKDGALIDWRDATIHVLTHTLHYGMGVFEGVRAYKTPEGTAIFRLKEHTQRLFNSAKIFQMEVPFDQATLAEAQRQVVRENKLESCYIRPLIWIGSEKLGVSAKGNQIHVAIAAWPWGAYLGEDGINKGIRVKTSSFTRHHVNVSLVRAKACGYYINSILANQEALADGYDEALLLDTEGYVSEGSGENVFIVKNGKIYTPDLASCLDGITRDAVLTMARDLGIEVIEKRITRDEMYCADEAFFTGTAAEVTPIRELDRRVIGNGGRGPITEKLQTLFFDVVSGRAPQYKHWLTLV, from the coding sequence ATGTCCATGGCTGACCGCGACGGCAAGATCTGGAAGGACGGCGCGCTGATCGACTGGCGTGACGCCACCATCCACGTACTGACCCACACCCTGCACTACGGCATGGGTGTCTTCGAAGGCGTGCGCGCCTACAAGACGCCGGAAGGCACGGCCATTTTCCGCCTGAAGGAACATACCCAACGCCTGTTCAACTCGGCCAAGATCTTCCAGATGGAAGTGCCGTTCGACCAGGCCACCCTGGCCGAGGCGCAGCGCCAGGTGGTACGCGAGAACAAGCTGGAATCCTGCTACATCCGCCCGCTGATCTGGATCGGCTCGGAAAAACTGGGCGTGTCCGCCAAGGGCAACCAGATCCACGTGGCCATCGCGGCCTGGCCGTGGGGCGCCTACCTGGGCGAGGATGGCATCAACAAGGGCATCCGCGTGAAGACCTCTTCCTTCACCCGTCACCACGTCAATGTGTCGCTGGTGCGCGCCAAGGCCTGCGGTTACTACATCAACTCTATCCTCGCCAACCAGGAAGCGCTGGCCGATGGCTACGATGAAGCCCTGCTGCTGGATACCGAGGGTTATGTCTCGGAAGGCTCCGGTGAAAATGTCTTCATCGTCAAGAACGGCAAGATCTATACTCCCGACCTGGCCTCCTGCCTGGATGGCATCACCCGCGACGCCGTGCTGACCATGGCGCGCGACCTGGGCATCGAAGTCATCGAGAAACGCATCACCCGCGATGAAATGTATTGCGCCGATGAAGCCTTCTTCACCGGCACCGCCGCCGAGGTCACGCCGATCCGCGAGCTGGATCGCCGCGTCATCGGCAATGGCGGCCGTGGCCCCATCACCGAGAAGCTGCAGACCCTGTTCTTCGACGTGGTGTCGGGCCGGGCGCCGCAGTACAAGCACTGGCTCACGCTGGTGTAA
- a CDS encoding AzlC family ABC transporter permease has translation MQKETGEDGARSASDGFPHDPASARRIEKDAFQEGWRASASTIPAVLAWGMVSGMAMVKSGLSIYQSLGMSLLVYAGSAQFAALPLLAAGVPLLVVFFTAMIVNLRFVIFSAAVAPHFEHLPWYRRVWYGFFNGDISMAFFPQRYPPSTFGQPAGKVGYFAAICYPGWLAWQLGATLGILLGSQIPESWNIGFAGTLALIAVMIPMTSSLPALAGVVVSGTVAVLALELPYRLGLLLAMVLGMCAAMLADKLLPGNEADAQAPA, from the coding sequence ATGCAGAAGGAGACAGGCGAGGACGGCGCACGGTCCGCAAGCGATGGCTTCCCGCACGACCCCGCCAGCGCCCGCCGCATCGAGAAGGACGCCTTCCAGGAAGGCTGGCGCGCCAGTGCCTCGACCATTCCCGCCGTGCTGGCCTGGGGCATGGTCTCGGGCATGGCCATGGTCAAGTCGGGCCTGTCGATCTACCAGTCGCTGGGCATGAGCCTGCTGGTCTATGCCGGCTCGGCCCAGTTCGCCGCGCTGCCCTTGCTGGCGGCCGGGGTGCCGCTGCTGGTGGTGTTCTTCACGGCCATGATCGTCAATCTGCGCTTCGTGATCTTCTCGGCGGCTGTGGCTCCGCACTTCGAGCATCTGCCCTGGTACCGGCGGGTCTGGTACGGCTTCTTCAATGGCGATATCTCGATGGCGTTCTTTCCCCAGCGCTATCCGCCCTCTACTTTCGGTCAACCCGCTGGCAAAGTCGGCTATTTTGCGGCGATCTGCTATCCGGGCTGGCTTGCATGGCAACTCGGCGCCACCCTGGGCATCCTGCTGGGCAGCCAGATCCCGGAAAGCTGGAACATCGGCTTCGCCGGCACCCTGGCCCTGATCGCCGTGATGATCCCCATGACCAGCAGCCTCCCGGCCCTGGCCGGGGTGGTGGTGTCGGGCACGGTGGCGGTGCTGGCGCTGGAGCTGCCCTACCGGCTCGGTCTGCTGCTGGCCATGGTGCTGGGCATGTGCGCCGCCATGCTGGCCGACAAGCTCTTGCCCGGCAATGAGGCCGATGCGCAGGCGCCGGCATGA
- a CDS encoding AzlD domain-containing protein, whose protein sequence is MNDWYVWGAIALMTLSTVITRSGFFLFGHAVKLPPRVKHALSYAPAAAMAAIIFPDLVTSHGVIEMSLGNPKLLSGIGAGVFFAATRHLLGTIVAGMSLFTLLRWWL, encoded by the coding sequence ATGAACGATTGGTACGTCTGGGGCGCCATCGCGCTGATGACACTTTCCACGGTCATCACCCGCAGCGGCTTCTTTCTCTTCGGCCATGCGGTCAAGCTGCCGCCGCGCGTCAAGCATGCGCTCAGCTATGCCCCTGCGGCGGCCATGGCGGCTATCATCTTCCCGGACCTGGTGACCTCGCACGGGGTCATCGAAATGAGCCTGGGCAATCCAAAGTTGCTCTCCGGTATCGGTGCCGGCGTGTTCTTTGCGGCAACGCGGCATCTTTTGGGAACTATTGTGGCAGGAATGTCACTCTTTACACTGCTGCGCTGGTGGTTGTGA
- a CDS encoding phosphoglycerate kinase: protein MKFNRLSDLISAKQLQGKRVFIRADLNVPQDDAGNITEDTRIRASVPAIRDAQQAGAAVMVTSHLGRPTEGEFKPEDSLAPVAKRLSELLGSEVKLVANWVDGVEVQPGQVVLLENCRLNKGEKKNSDELAQKIAKLCDIYVNDAFGTAHRAEATTYGVAKFAPVACAGPLLAAELDALGKALNQPARPLVAIVAGSKVSTKLTILKTLAEKVDNLIVGGGIANTFMLAAGLKIGKSLAEPDLVEDAKAIIDLMAKRGASVPIPTDVVVGKEFSPTAAATVKAAADVADDDMIFDIGPQTAAALAEQLGRAGTIVWNGPVGVFEFDQFGRGTETLARAIAASPGFSIAGGGDTLAAIAKYNIADKVGYISTGGGAFLEFLEGKTLPAVEILLQRAQ, encoded by the coding sequence ATGAAATTCAACCGACTGAGCGATCTGATTTCTGCCAAGCAATTGCAAGGCAAACGCGTCTTCATCCGTGCCGATCTGAACGTCCCGCAGGATGATGCCGGCAATATCACCGAAGATACCCGCATCCGCGCTTCGGTCCCGGCCATTCGCGATGCCCAGCAGGCAGGCGCTGCAGTGATGGTGACTTCCCACCTGGGCCGCCCCACCGAAGGCGAGTTCAAGCCCGAGGATTCACTGGCACCGGTGGCCAAGCGCCTCTCCGAGCTGCTGGGCAGCGAGGTCAAGCTGGTTGCCAACTGGGTGGATGGCGTAGAGGTGCAGCCCGGCCAGGTCGTGCTGCTGGAAAATTGCCGCCTGAACAAGGGCGAAAAGAAGAACAGCGACGAGCTGGCGCAAAAGATCGCCAAGCTCTGCGATATCTACGTCAACGACGCCTTCGGTACCGCCCACCGCGCCGAAGCCACCACCTACGGCGTGGCCAAGTTTGCCCCCGTCGCCTGTGCCGGCCCGCTGCTGGCCGCCGAGCTGGATGCATTGGGCAAGGCCCTGAACCAGCCGGCCCGGCCGCTGGTGGCCATCGTGGCCGGTTCCAAGGTGTCGACCAAGCTGACCATCCTGAAGACCCTGGCCGAGAAGGTCGACAACCTCATCGTCGGTGGCGGCATCGCCAATACCTTCATGCTGGCTGCCGGCCTGAAGATCGGCAAGTCCCTGGCCGAGCCGGACCTGGTGGAAGACGCCAAGGCCATCATCGACCTGATGGCCAAGCGCGGCGCCTCGGTGCCCATTCCCACCGACGTGGTGGTGGGCAAGGAATTCTCGCCGACCGCAGCGGCCACCGTGAAGGCCGCCGCTGACGTGGCCGACGACGACATGATCTTCGACATCGGTCCCCAGACCGCTGCCGCCCTGGCTGAACAGCTGGGCCGTGCCGGCACCATCGTCTGGAATGGTCCGGTGGGCGTGTTCGAGTTCGATCAGTTCGGCCGTGGCACCGAGACCCTGGCGCGCGCCATCGCGGCGTCCCCGGGCTTCTCGATTGCCGGTGGCGGTGACACGCTGGCCGCCATCGCCAAGTACAACATTGCCGACAAGGTGGGCTACATCTCCACCGGCGGCGGTGCCTTCCTGGAATTCCTCGAAGGCAAGACCCTGCCGGCCGTCGAGATCCTGCTGCAGCGCGCGCAGTAA